A window of the Dermatophagoides farinae isolate YC_2012a chromosome 2, ASM2471394v1, whole genome shotgun sequence genome harbors these coding sequences:
- the mRpL54 gene encoding mitochondrial ribosomal protein L54, translating to MLSISIIRTFSTVPKISGQAVGKKRFRLPVETDPKKLMNFCCGANYYKNCEEIKLKDDDNYPDWLWNLPLKPPRLHELDPNTKEYWEKAEIVGQQREWKLRSITNVSNFLKMKRHMNLNPIDVEKMELKYRRRFRALAKYHFTAGYDMVEHHERDDIWNMHLKDRYYIPDEPEKKFYPGIDNINLNKASIASKYTKKIIRAGHFGK from the exons ATGCTTTCGATCAGCATTATCAGAACTTTTTCCACTGTCCCGAAAATTTCTGGACAAGCTGTGGGCAAAAAACGGTTCCGTTTACCAGTTGAGACCGAtccgaaaaaattgatgaatttttgttgtggtgccaattattataaaaattgtgaagaaataaaattgaaagatgatgataattatccaGATTGGTTATGGAATTTACCACTTAAGCCCCCCAGACTCCATGAATTGGATCCAAACACTAAAGAATATTGGGAAAAGGCTGAAATTGTTGGTCAACAACGTGAATGGAAACTTCGAAGTATTACCAATGTAAGTAATTTTTTGAAGATg aaaagaCATATGAATCTGAATCCCATCGATGTAGAGAAAATGGAATTGAAATATCGTCGTAGATTCCGTGCATTGGCTAAATATCATTTTACTGCAGGTTATGATATGGTCGAACATCATGAGCGAGATGATATCTGGAATATGCATCTAAAAGATCGATATTATATACCAGATGAACCTGAAAAGAAATTCTATCCAGGTATCGATAATATCAATCTGAATAAAGCATCAATTGCTTCAAAATATACGAAGAAAATCATAAGAGCCGGTCATTttggaaaataa
- the Gp210 gene encoding nucleoporin 210, protein MPPINKNNMIRFAVIFYLIIQIFCTTDKINERRILLPYNDGVPTNFTLETFGDENACYKWSSSRPDIASVKLLLDSITPADTSSCSKRALVTVVSRIPKRQSTVVTAHDLKTNLQIRCDVEVDAISRITIQTTTKEIVYGELPETIRVFAYSEKNDMFTSIGGVSFDWCLTPSDVIRYRPWSTSSYASPDFVEYWESRGKKSSMILVEGVKTGSAKIRATLSDNESMIKMEPAEINIHVVANLLLLPSNDIFMVPGAIIHFSAEISKQGPRVSLQFPNEQYYLEVYDSNIASFDESTNVLTALNEGHTTLVLKDRNMISNGSSPEDVLYSRTRTDIHIMPPSYISMLIEPGDRFQLVTDFEYQLHLSLYDNSHNLLHPSDNFHFELKMENDQFFEILENSLNKTFYRIRTRQKIGTANLLVFFRGAGNFFLSEPLIHQQDVTIHPPITLTPKEIYLPWLPSNDSSQPKVYTVNVEALGATGSGYNWQSSNETLAILKFSTHKSTRATIHRKGVLGDVWIICNDIHNSLIFNSKMLIQVLPIDALEILPSIVEAPIGGEVLLPIAVLAIKDGKKFYFDDCSQVKFDVDIVEKNRIRYNADTFMPGTGRNSCRSLLFECIASGNSRVTISYNHLGLEDRKISTHTIIGCYKPLKMIHPIKDQIAILSLGAGIDLAFEGGPRPWSMYPEGHFTKAIAINSSIIELMEIRDRYRFNKDLHIFRAYCNQYGETEIEFKVGNIVSPTLLNPASTITLVRIKCSLPETLIIKPKTKSSCPHQDVQFSLEKNRSHELEVHVLDRQGNAFYNFSTLYFEWSKDLSNGIFEEANRVLEEVNGARGFSILTRSYQVFSGLTNSIKAIRVGCRIIGYHQHRRFPDQFDIRREIELIILDPLTVTEESITVLKHSDYKKVLNIVKGSGHFSLDWQEKQNVLVELAKDDKREFIVTPLQTGNGMIIITDLCLNYPPFMLPYSVVEAIDIKIQMADKIELGHSIQGTFFVLDNRGKRLHSSLHKFLDLIITSSNNLLKIEDVKPKDDYLSTFAVRAERLGLCKLLIETQSPKIRSILSAQIELQIFSPLRITPTNITLIVGNVFQPQFIGGPQTQRNVEFELEDSSIAITTPIVNGPNGLIKALKNGKTRLIARVTSIDNYEYSRAQAEIYVTPLKKIQIWTPINQVFVGASIPVYLIGSSGENETPFMFGHARPSIKISWSLSNDKIGTLENSFQKVGIYDRQVSDEIAVRFSAHSIGTVMLKVVVEVTSASRDPLFEQLYRNQPLTNSIQIQVYPNYVLSVSSPMDSFTNIRDHPKQLTGRALLMSPQSELLLHQNSMDDVRYRIWNESSHIKLTNKTGNLMLQAGDQLEFSSLVIERDLYRTGIMDHFNQIIHVDKVRYLSIELDPVQYPEHMSTPLINLASFPIGSEISMVIHFHNQLGRRFDSVKSNLKWMMSRNDIITVIESPDESTQSFRIRSLKPGSVILKIWDDINQVGQYYKIVVDWAITSINEVPTDDSSITLQVGDVVCMRTKIEDHQQQQGFWHLDQQDSLIPIGWINPKVGALLALSPGKGSIVFNHSLTRVSTYKPFQVLAIKRVILNTDVINGLSTTSKHIVPINVPGLSSKQTNSCPGLDAKAFADVEHLVPFACDVSFSDGISDSLWNAKVQYNPQQNGWSCILTPKKNLDLDSLALWKNRNVTVTIVITTLADTIISSDHSNEQQQFFNSFGLFHQVQFPFWPEFRTNLKQILLTSESREVRFIVHSVIDVLEEMVIKSSNEDIISIQKQMIYEHDQSFSNSMRVIVSLRNIDIFSNDVSNLHIILQSLLVNQTEKIPIQLKLFDRSLFGVTNLPGQLLIGSNTALESFYTISLLIITIILAFSIYVIGKKFVLDRQQQIIYVDSSSPILQTSPKRVIDYNRTPTTSGQSFSMFGTQQTPFAAIHSTPGNMSSNEQNRSRSSSPSSPRVGRPLYSTRSIIT, encoded by the exons ATGCCACCAATCAATAAGAACAACATGATTCGTTTTGCGGTCATCTTCTAtttaattattcaaattttctgtACCACcgacaaaataaatgaacgACGAATATTGCTTCCTTATAATGATGGAGTTCCGACGAATTTTACATTGGAAACTTTTGGCGATGAAAATGCTTGTTATAAATGGTCTAGTTCACGACCTGATATTGCATCAGTGAAACTACTTCTTGATTCAATCACACCAGCCGATACTTCATCTTGTTCAAAACGTGCCTTGGTTACCGTAGTTTCCAGAATACCAAAACGTCAGTCTACAGTGGTTACTGCTCATGATCTCAAAACCAATCTACAAATTCGTTGTGATGTTGAAGTGGATGCTATTTCAAGAATTACTAttcaaacgacaacaaaagaaatcgTCTATGGTGAGCTACCCGAAACCATTAGAGTATTTGCATATTCAGAAAAGAATGATATGTTTACATCTATCGGAGGagtttcatttgattggtGTTTAACTCCATCGGATGTTATACGATATCGTCCTTGGTCTACATCATCTTATGCATCGCctgattttgttgaatacTGGGAGTCACGCGGCAAGAAAAGTTCTATGATTTTGGTTGAAGGTGTGAAAACTGGTTCAGCCAAGATTCGTGCCACTCTCAGTGATAATGAGTCCATGATCAAAATGGAACCAGCAGAAATCAATATCCATGTTGTTGCAAATCTTTTATTGCTGCCATCCAATGATATATTCATGGTTCCCGGAgctattattcattttagtGCTGAAATTTCCAAACAAGGCCCTCGTGTATCATTACAATTTCCTAATGAACAATATTATTTAGAAGTCTATGATTCGAATATTGCAAGCTTTGATGAATCGACCAACGTACTTACAGCATTAAACGAAGGCCATACAACTTTAGTTTTAAAAGATCGAAATATGATTTCAAATGGCTCATCACCCGAAGATGTATTATACAGCAGAACCCGAACAGATATTCATATTATGCCACCGAGCTatatttcaatgttgattgaaCCAGGTGATCGATTTCAACTTGTAACCGATTTTGAATATCAACTTCACTTATCCTTATACGACAATTCTCATAATCTTCTCCATCCGTcagataattttcatttcgaattgaaaatggagaatgatcaattttttgaaattctagAGAATTCGTTGaacaaaacattttatcGAATTCGAACCCGACAAAAAATTGGCACGGCCAATTTGCTAGTCTTTTTCCGTGGCGcaggcaatttttttctatctgaaccattaattcatcaacaagaTGTTACAATTCATCCACCAATTACATTGACTCCTAAAGAAATCTATTTGCCATGGTTACCTTCGAACGATTCCTCCCAGCCCAAAGTCTATACAGTTAACGTTGAAGCTTTAGGTGCCACTGGTAGCGGATATAATTGGCAATCTTCAAACGAAACATTAGCTAtcttaaaattttcaacgcATAAATCTACACGAGCAACAATTCATAGAAAAGGAGTGCTAGGAGATGTCTGGATAATTTGTAATGATATTCATAATTCATTGATATTTAATTCCAAAATGCTGATTCAAGTTCTTCCCATTGATGCTTTGGAAATTTTGCCATCGATTGTTGAAGCGCCTATTGGTGGAGAGGTTTTACTTCCTATCGCAGTTCTTGCAATCAAAGAtggcaaaaaattttattttgatgattgttcacAAGTCAAATTCGATGTTGACATTGTGGAAAAGAATCGAATTCGTTACAATGCTGATACATTTATGCCAGGTACTGGACGTAATTCTTGTCGATCATTATTGTTCGAATGTATAGCATCGGGCAATTCTCGTGTAACAATTAGTTATAATCATTTGGGATTAGAAGATCGAAAAATCTCTACACATACTATTATTGGATGTTATAaaccattgaaaatgattcacCCGATAAAAGATCAAATCGCTATTCTCTCACTTGGAGCCGGAATTGATTTAGCATTTGAAGGCGGACCACGTCCATGGTCCATGTATCCCGAAGGACATTTTACCAAAG CTATTGCAATCAATAGTTCGATTATAGAATTGATGGAAATTCGTGACCGTTATCGTTTTAATAAAGATCTTCATATATTTCGTGCATATTGTAACCAGTATGGAGAAACAGAAATCGAATTCAAAGTTGGAAACATAGTATCACCAACATTATTGAATCcagcatcaacaataacCTTGGTTCGAATTAAATGTTCACTACCCGaaacattgattatcaaaCCGAAAACGAAATCATCGTGTCCTCATCAAGATGTgcaattttcattggaaaaaaatcgctCACACGAATTAGAAGTTCATGTTTTAGATCGGCAAGGAAATGCTTTTTATAACTTTTCAACACTATATTTTGAATGGTCGAAAGATTTATCGAATGGAATTTTCGAAGAAGCCAATCGTGTCCTTGAAGAAGTAAATGGCGCTCGtggtttttccattttgacTAGATCATATCAAGTTTTTTCCGGTCTTACTAATTCAATAAAAGCCATTCGAGTTGGTTGTCGTATCATCGGTTATCATCAGCATAGACGTTTTCCGGATCAATTCGATATTAGAAGAGAAATAGAATTAATTATATTGGATCCATTGACAGTAACAGAAGAAAGCATTACTGTATTGAAACATTCAGATTATAAAAAAGTATTGAACATTGTCAAAGGTTCTGGTCACTTTTCACTGGACTGgcaggaaaaacaaaatgttctAGTAGAATTGGCTAAAGATGACAAACGCGAATTCATAGTTACACCACTTCAAACTGGTAATGGCATGATTATCATAACCGATCTTTGCCTCAATTATCCGCCATTCATGCTGCCATATTCGGTTGTTGAAGCAATTGATATTAAAATACAAATGGCAGATAAAATAGAACTCGGCCATTCTATTCAAggaacattttttgttctcgATAACCGTGGAAAACGCCTTCATTCTTCATTGCATAAATTCcttgatttgatcattacCAGTTCGAATAACTTACTTAAAATTGAAGACGTGAAACCAAAAGATGATTATTTATCGACATTTGCAGTACGAGCAGAACGATTAGGCTTGTGTAAATTGTTGATAGAAACACAATCACCAAAAATTCGTTCGATACTGTCAGCACAAATTGAATTGCAAATATTCTCCCCACTTCGAATTACACCCACTAATATTACGTTAATCGTGGGCAACGTGTTCCAACCGCAATTTATCGGAGGACCTCAAACACAAAgaaatgttgaatttgaattagaAGATTCAAGCATAGCTATCACCACACCTATAGTCAATGGTCCAAATGGTTTGATAAAAGCGctaaaaaatggcaaaacaCGTTTAATTGCTCGTGTAACTAgtattgataattatgaatATTCTCGTGCTCAAGCAGAAATTTATGTAActccattgaaaaaaatccagatcTGGACTCCAATTAATCAAGTTTTTGTCGGCGCTTCAATTCCGGTTTATTTGATTGGAAGTTCGGGAGAAAATGAAACCCCATTCATGTTTGGTCATGCTCGACCATCAATTAAAATAAGTTGGTCACtttcaaatgacaaaattgGAACGCTGGAAAACTCATTCCAAAAAGTTGGTATTTACGATCGACAAGTTTCCGATGAAATAGCTGTACGTTTTAGTGCACATTCAATAGGAACAGTCATGCTAAAAGTTGTGGTCGAGGTTACATCTGCATCTCGGGATCCTCTTTTCGAACAACTATATCGCAATCAACCATTGACCAATTCGATCCAGATTCAAGTATATCCTAATTATGTTTTATCGGTATCATCACCCATGGATTCATTTACAAATATACGAGATCATCCAAAACAATTAACTGGACGTGCATTACTCATGTCTCCTCAATCTGAACTCTTATtacatcaaaattcaatggatGATGTAAGATATCGCATATGGAATGAATCTTCGCACATTAAATTGACCAACAAAACTGGTAATTTGATGCTACAAGCTGGTGATCAATTAGAATTCAGTTCGTTGGTGATTGAGCGAGATTTATATCGAACAGGCATTATGGATCActttaatcaaattatccATGTTGATAAAGTTCGATATCTCTCGATTGAATTGGATCCTGTACAATATCCAGAACACATGTCCACACCGTTGATTAATTTGGCCTCATTTCCAATAGGATCAGAAATTTCAATGGTCATTCACTTTCACAATCAATTAGGACGAAGATTTGATTCAGTGAAATCTAATCTCAAATGGATGATGTCTCGAAATGATATTATTACAGTTATAGAGTCTCCAGATGAATCTACACAATCATTTAGAATTCGTTCACTTAAACCTGGTTCAgtcatattgaaaatttgggATGATATTAACCAAGTTGGACAATATTATaaaattgttgtcgattgGGCCATAACATCAATTAATGAAGTGCCCACAGACGATTCTTCAATCACATTACAAGTTGGCGATGTAGTCTGTATGCGAACCAAAATCGAAGaccatcagcagcagcaaggTTTTTGGCATTTAGATCAACAAGATTCGTTAATACCTATCGGTTGGATAAATCCAAAAGTTGGAGCATTGTTGGCACTCAGTCCTGGCAAAGGCAGCATTGTTTTTAACCATTCTTTAACTCGGGTTTCAACTTATAAACCATTTCAAGTTTTAGCAATCAAACGAGTTATATTAAATACGGATGTCATCAATGGCCTCAGTACGACTTCAAAACATATTGTTCCTATCAATGTCCCAGGTTTATCAtccaaacaaacgaatagTTGTCCCGGATTAGATGCAAAAGCGTTTGCTGATGTTGAACATCTTGTACCTTTTGCATGtgatgtttcattttcgGATGGAATTTCCGATTCTCTTTGGAATGCAAAAGTTCAATATAATCCACAACAAAATGGTTGGTCATGTATATTAACGCCCAAAAAGAATTTAGATCTAGATTCATTAGCATTATGGAAAAATCGAAATGTAACTGTGACTATTGTAATTACAACATTAGCCGACACAATCATATCATCTGATCATTCTAATGAACAGCagcaatttttcaattcatttggttTATTTCATCAAGTACAATTTCCATTTTGGCCAGAATTTCGAACTAATCtaaaacaaattttattaaCTTCTGAATCCCGTGAAGTACGTTTTATTGTTCATTCTGTTATTGATGTTCTGGAAGAAATGGTCATAAAATCTTCAAACGAAGATATTATATCTATACAAAAGCAAATGATCTACGAACATGATCAATCTTTTTCCAATTCGATGCGCGTGATTGTCTCTCTAAGaaatattgatattttttccaatgatgtTTCTAATCTTCATATAATActtcaatcattattagttaatcaaacggaaaaaattcCCATACAACTTAAATTATTTGATAGATCACTTTTCGGTGTAACTAATCTGCCCGGACAATTACTCATCGGTTCGAATACGGCATTAGAATCATTCTATACGATTTCATTGTTAATCATAACCATCATTTTAGCCTTTTCCATCTAtgtcattggaaaaaaatttgttcttgatcgacaacaacaaatcatttatgttgattcatcatcacctatTCTACAAACATCTCCAAAAAGAG tcATAGATTATAATCGTACACCGACAACATCTGGACAATCATTCTCGATGTTTGGGACACAACAAACTCCTTTCGCTGCTATTCATTCTACCCCGGGAAATATgtcatcaaatgaacaaaaccgATCCAGGTCCTCTTCACCTTCATCTCCAAGAGTTGGTCGACCCTTGTACTCTACACGATCAATTATTACCTGA
- the Tasp1 gene encoding taspase 1 isoform X1 codes for MVFVAVHTGAGFYQSGKRKKFLEVCSQACETAIKGWKNNSTAIDGVVEAIAYLEDQMITNAGFGSNLNSAGYVECDASLMDGRDLLFGSVGAVQSIQNPIKVARLILDNQRLKPPLGLIAPNFLAGEGAKKFAVSHGLEDYELISGKSLNIFNKYKRQLEECETASIDDKHKKYDTVGAVCIDDNGCLACGVSSGGLILKKEGRIGQASILGSGCWSEGNVAVTTSGIGEYLIRTSFARKTVENLNGKNDDTQNIVEKLVQVFNDNFFESPLMKNVPREDHLAGILGLSTDTDNIEMFWGHSTKSMCIGYMDSTFTSGKSFISDLDCSVKPGSSIIVQSKLFLNKH; via the exons ATGGTTTTTGTGGCTGTTCATACTg gTGCCGGATTTTATCAATCGGGGAAACGTAAAAAATTTCTAGAAGTCTGTTCACAAGCTTGCGAAACT GCAATCAAAGGTTGGAAAAATAATTCCACTGCAATTGATGGCGTTGTTGAAGCGATAGCGTATCTTGAAGATCAAATGATAACAAATGCCGGATTCGGATCTAATCTCAATTCAGCTGGTTATGTTGAGTGCGATGCTTCTTTGATGGATGGAAGAGATCTTCTATTTGGTTCGGTTGGCGCAGTCCAATCAATACAAAATCCGATAAAAGTTGCTCGTCTAATTCTGGATAATCAAAGATTAAAGCCTCCTTTAGGCTTGATAGCACCAAATTTTCTTGCTGGGGAAGGAGCAAAAAAATTCGCCGTTTCTCATGGTTTAGAAGATTATGAACTGATTTCtg GAAAATCCCTAaatatttttaataaatataaacGTCAACTTGAAGAATGCGAAACAGCATCGATAGATGACAAGcataaaaaatatgataCAGTTGGTGCTGTTTGCATCGATGACAATGGTTGTCTAGCATGTGGCGTATCTAGTGGTGGATTAATTCTTAAAAAAGAAGGTCGCATAGGACAAGCATCAATTCTGGGTTCAGGATGTTGGTCAGAAGGCAATGTAGCTGTGACTACTAGTGGAATAGGTGAATATCTAATTAGAACTTCATTTGCTCGAAAAACGGTGGAAAacttgaatggaaaaaatgatgacacaCAAAATATAGTTGAAAAATTGGTTCaagttttcaatgataattttttcg AATCTccattaatgaaaaatgtacCACGCGAAGATCATTTGGCTGGAATCCTAGGATTATCAACTGATACAGATaacattgaaatgttttGGGGGCATAGTACCAAATCAATGTGTATAGGTTATATGGATTCCACATTCACATCTggaaaatcattcatatctGATTTAGATTGTTCAGTTAAGCCAGGTTCTTCAATTATTgtacaatcaaaattatttctaaataaacattaa
- the Tasp1 gene encoding taspase 1 isoform X2 produces MVFVAVHTGAGFYQSGKRKKFLEVCSQACETAIKGWKNNSTAIDGVVEAIAYLEDQMITNAGFGSNLNSAGYVECDASLMDGRDLLFGSVGAVQSIQNPIKVARLILDNQRLKPPLGLIAPNFLAGEGAKKFAVSHGLEDYELISECETASIDDKHKKYDTVGAVCIDDNGCLACGVSSGGLILKKEGRIGQASILGSGCWSEGNVAVTTSGIGEYLIRTSFARKTVENLNGKNDDTQNIVEKLVQVFNDNFFESPLMKNVPREDHLAGILGLSTDTDNIEMFWGHSTKSMCIGYMDSTFTSGKSFISDLDCSVKPGSSIIVQSKLFLNKH; encoded by the exons ATGGTTTTTGTGGCTGTTCATACTg gTGCCGGATTTTATCAATCGGGGAAACGTAAAAAATTTCTAGAAGTCTGTTCACAAGCTTGCGAAACT GCAATCAAAGGTTGGAAAAATAATTCCACTGCAATTGATGGCGTTGTTGAAGCGATAGCGTATCTTGAAGATCAAATGATAACAAATGCCGGATTCGGATCTAATCTCAATTCAGCTGGTTATGTTGAGTGCGATGCTTCTTTGATGGATGGAAGAGATCTTCTATTTGGTTCGGTTGGCGCAGTCCAATCAATACAAAATCCGATAAAAGTTGCTCGTCTAATTCTGGATAATCAAAGATTAAAGCCTCCTTTAGGCTTGATAGCACCAAATTTTCTTGCTGGGGAAGGAGCAAAAAAATTCGCCGTTTCTCATGGTTTAGAAGATTATGAACTGATTTCtg AATGCGAAACAGCATCGATAGATGACAAGcataaaaaatatgataCAGTTGGTGCTGTTTGCATCGATGACAATGGTTGTCTAGCATGTGGCGTATCTAGTGGTGGATTAATTCTTAAAAAAGAAGGTCGCATAGGACAAGCATCAATTCTGGGTTCAGGATGTTGGTCAGAAGGCAATGTAGCTGTGACTACTAGTGGAATAGGTGAATATCTAATTAGAACTTCATTTGCTCGAAAAACGGTGGAAAacttgaatggaaaaaatgatgacacaCAAAATATAGTTGAAAAATTGGTTCaagttttcaatgataattttttcg AATCTccattaatgaaaaatgtacCACGCGAAGATCATTTGGCTGGAATCCTAGGATTATCAACTGATACAGATaacattgaaatgttttGGGGGCATAGTACCAAATCAATGTGTATAGGTTATATGGATTCCACATTCACATCTggaaaatcattcatatctGATTTAGATTGTTCAGTTAAGCCAGGTTCTTCAATTATTgtacaatcaaaattatttctaaataaacattaa